The window CCCAACACATTTTGAATGAGAAATATTTTGATAAATTCATAAAATAGAAAATGCACGAAGCTTAACAATGCATCATAAGTAATGGCGGTGGAAGTAATAAATGTTAAGGTTTGTAGCTTGCATCAACTCCATCACGGACTGATAGGAAGGTGCTGCGCAATCCGCCATTACTCATGATAAACATTACGAGTAATTAATTTTAGTCGTATTCAGAGTATTTTCTAAATTTTTTTATTCTATATAATTCATACTGCAACACAAGGCTGCAAACAAAAATATTTGGAATAAATAATCATTTATGTTAAACGATAAAAGTAGGCAGTTGACAGTATGCAATTGACAAAAATTTATTACTTTGCCTACTGCCAATTGTCTACTGTCAACTTGCTGATAGTAAAATACATAAATCCCGTTTTAATAAAAAAGTTTGCTAAAATAACAACTTAGCGATAACGATTTCATAGCCTGTCCCGATTTTTTTTCGGGAAACACAAAATAAAAATTAATAATTAGTGAATAAAGTTTTTCGGGGTAATAGCATAAATTAATAATGTTTACAAATGGATTTAAAAATTGAAATAATTGAAATAAAAGGAAATTGTCCTGTTTATAAAATCGGAGATACATTTTTATTGAAAGATGGATATAAATTAGTATCTGATATTCCTTTATGTATGCATTCATTGTCTTCGCTTATGCCTTTTTATAATGTTTTACGTTTCAACTCGCCGAAAAATATAGGACTTGCAGGTGTTAAAGAAAAAAATTCTGCATTTATTCAATGTCCTGATGCTTGTTCGTTTACAAGAGGAGGCTCTGTTGTTTTTAAAATAGAAAATTCAGATTTATAATCTCTAAAAAACGGCTCTATCACGAATTTAATGGAAGTTTACAGTAGGCAGCAACAAGCAACAAGCAACAAGCAACAAGTAACAAGCAACAAGTAACAAGT is drawn from Bacteroidales bacterium and contains these coding sequences:
- a CDS encoding TIGR04076 family protein, whose translation is MDLKIEIIEIKGNCPVYKIGDTFLLKDGYKLVSDIPLCMHSLSSLMPFYNVLRFNSPKNIGLAGVKEKNSAFIQCPDACSFTRGGSVVFKIENSDL